In Streptomyces sp. HUAS ZL42, the DNA window CCATGTCCGCGACCGCGACATGCACGAGGTAGTCGTCGGGTCCGGTGAGATGGAAGACGGTCCGGGCCTCCGGCAGCGCCCTGATCCGCTCCACGAACGGTCCCACCAGCTCCCGCCGATGCGGCCTGACCTGCACGGACAGCAGGGCCTGCAGCCCCCGCCCCAGCTTCGCGGGATCGAGCCGCAACTGATGACCGAGGATCACGCCCGAGCGGCGCAGCCTGGTCACCCGGTCCAGACACGTGGACGCCGCGATCCCGACCTGCGCGGCGAGATCGCGGTAGGTCGTCCGGGCGTCGTTCTGCAGGAGCCGCAGCAGATGAAGATCCACCGGGTCCAGTACGACGGATTCGGCCATTGGCCGAACGTAGCACGGTGTTCGATCCCGGTGAGCCGGTCGGTGTTCACCCTTCCGCTCATGGACATGCCCATGGACTCAGCGCGCAGGGGGCCGTCGTACGACGGCGCAGGCACCGCACCGAGAGCACTGGCGACAGAGGCCGTGCACGCCGGCCGCGACGATCTCGCCCGGCAGGGGCTGCACGCCCCGCCGATCGACCTGTCCACCACCTACCCGTCCCACGACAGCCGTGGCGAGGCCGCCCGCATCGACGCCTTCGCCGCCACCGGCGCCGAACCGGACGGCCCGCCGGTGTACGCCCGGCTGGGCAACCCGACCGTCGCCCGCTTCGAAACCGCCCTGGCCCGCCTCGAGGGGACCGAGGCCGCGGTCGCCTTCGCCAGCGGCATGGCCGCACTGAGCGCGGTCCTCCTCGTACGCGCCTCGCTCGGCCTGCGCCATGTCGTGGCCGTACGCCCCCTGTACGGCTGCAGCGACCACCTCCTGACCGCCGGACTGCTCGGCTCGGAGGTGACCTGGACCGACCCGGCCGGGATCGCGGACGCACTGCGACCGGACACCGGGCTGGTCATGGTGGAGTCCCCGGCGAATCCGACTCTCGCCGAAGTGGACCTGCGGGCCGTCGCCCACGCGTGCGGCTCCGTGCCGCTGCTCGCGGACAACACCTTCGCCACGCCCGTGCTGCAGCGTCCCGCCGAGCAGGGCGCACGGCTGGTGCTGCACAGCGCCACCAAGTACCTCGGCGGGCACGGTGACGTGATGGCAGGCGTCGTGGCCTGCGACGAGGAGTTCGCCGGCCGGCTGCGGCAGGTGCGGTTCGCCACCGGAGGGGTGCTGCATCCTCTGGCCGGCTATCTGCTGCTGCGCGGTCTGTCGACCCTGCCGGTGCGGGTGCGGGCCGCCTCAGCGAACGCCGCCGAACTGGCCCGCCGCCTCGCCGCCGACCCGCGCGTCACCCGCGTCCACTACCCGCGCATCGGGGGCGCGATGATCGCCTTCGAGGTCCACGGCGACCCGCACGAGGTCATCGCCGGAGTCCGGCTGATCACCCCGGCCGTGAGCCTCGGCAGCGTCGACACCCTGATCCAGCATCCGGCGTCCATCAGCCACCGGATCGTCGACGCGGACGACCGCCGGGGAGCGGGCGTCAGCGACCGGTTGCTGCGCCTGTCCGTGGGGCTGGAGGACGTGGAGGACCTGTGGGCCGACCTGGACCGCGCGCTGGGA includes these proteins:
- a CDS encoding Lrp/AsnC family transcriptional regulator; the protein is MAESVVLDPVDLHLLRLLQNDARTTYRDLAAQVGIAASTCLDRVTRLRRSGVILGHQLRLDPAKLGRGLQALLSVQVRPHRRELVGPFVERIRALPEARTVFHLTGPDDYLVHVAVADMADLQRLVLDEFTARREVARVETRLIFQQWDCGPLLPPASSAQTA
- a CDS encoding PLP-dependent aspartate aminotransferase family protein translates to MDMPMDSARRGPSYDGAGTAPRALATEAVHAGRDDLARQGLHAPPIDLSTTYPSHDSRGEAARIDAFAATGAEPDGPPVYARLGNPTVARFETALARLEGTEAAVAFASGMAALSAVLLVRASLGLRHVVAVRPLYGCSDHLLTAGLLGSEVTWTDPAGIADALRPDTGLVMVESPANPTLAEVDLRAVAHACGSVPLLADNTFATPVLQRPAEQGARLVLHSATKYLGGHGDVMAGVVACDEEFAGRLRQVRFATGGVLHPLAGYLLLRGLSTLPVRVRAASANAAELARRLAADPRVTRVHYPRIGGAMIAFEVHGDPHEVIAGVRLITPAVSLGSVDTLIQHPASISHRIVDADDRRGAGVSDRLLRLSVGLEDVEDLWADLDRALGERQRPPASAGVRETVPGI